The proteins below come from a single Papaver somniferum cultivar HN1 chromosome 11, ASM357369v1, whole genome shotgun sequence genomic window:
- the LOC113322002 gene encoding magnesium-chelatase subunit ChlD, chloroplastic-like: MTMASAPPTYSPPSSSSSSSSSSSSSSSSLSNLQSSIFSSFKLHPFLSIPSRPNNYNIRLRNRTLLRPLATATIESTNAAVVAPDKPDRSSYGRQYFPLAAVVGQDAIKTALLLGAVDRKIGGIAISGKRGTAKTVMARGLHAILPPIEVVAGSTSNADPACPEEWEDGLAEKAQYDAAGNVKTEVVRAPFIQIPLGVTEDRLIGSVDVEESVKTGTTVFQPGLLAEAHRGVLYVDEINLLDEGISNLLLNVLTDGVNIVEREGISFRHPCKPLLISTYNPEEGSVREHLLDRIAINLSADLPMSFDDRVAAVGIATKFQESTTEVFKLVEGETDLARTQIILAREYLKDVRVGRDQLKYLVMEAVRGSCQGHRAELYAARVAKCLAAIEGRERVNVDDLKKAVELVILPRSVINENQQQEQQNPPPPPPPPQSQEGAEDQKEKEENENEEENDEENEDKEDNEDNEENEQQDQIPEEFIFDADGGLVDEKLLFFAQQAQRKKGKAGRAKNVIFSEDRGRYIKPMLPKGPVKRLAVDATLRAAAPYQKLRRAQDTGNKKVYVEKSDMRAKRMARKAGALVIFVVDASGSMALNRMQNAKGAALKLLAESYTSRDQVSIIPFRGDCAEVLLPPSRSIAMARNRLERLPCGGGSPLAHGLTTAVRVGLNAEKSGDVGRIMIVAITDGRANITLKRSNDPEAAAASDAPRPTSQEIKDEILEVAGKIFKSGMSLLVIDTENKFVSTGFAKEIARVAQGKYYYLPNASDAVISATTKEALSALKSS, translated from the exons ATGACTATGGCTTCAGCGCCTCCAACCTATTctcccccttcttcttcttcttcttcttcttcttcttcttcttcttcttcttcttccctctctAACCtgcaatcttccatcttctcttcctTTAAATTACACCCATTTCTCTCCATTCCTTCCAGACCCAACAATTATAATATTCGCTTGAGAAATCGAACCCTTTTACGTCCCTTAGCCACTGCGACCATCGAATCCACCAATGCAGCTGTAGTTGCTCCGGATAAACCAGATAGAAGTTCTTATGGGAGACAATACTTTCCATTAGCTGCTGTTGTTGGGCAG GATGCCATCAAAACTGCTTTGCTGCTTGGGGCCGTTGACCGTAAAATTGGAGGCATTGCCATTTCTGGTAAGCGAGGAACAGCAAAGACAGTGATGGCTCGTGGGTTGCATGCGATTCTTCCTCCAATTGAAGTAGTAGCCGGTTCAACATCAAATGCTGATCCAGCGTGCCCTGAAGA GTGGGAAGATGGACTAGCTGAAAAAGCACAATATGATGCTGCTGGAAATGTTAAGACTGAGGTTGTTCGGGCTCCTTTTATTCAG ATACCATTAGGAGTGACAGAAGATAGACTTATAGGATCAGTTGATGTTGAAGAGTCCGTAAAGACAGGCACAACTGTGTTCCAACCGGGACTTCTTGCTGAAGCTCATAGAGGTGTCTTATATGTTGATGAGATAAACCTGTTGGATGAGGGGATCAGTAATCTGCTTCTTAATGTTCTTACGGATGGAGTTAACATTGTTGAAAGAGAGGGAATCAGCTTTCGCCACCCATGCAAGCCACTTCTAATCTCCACATATAACCCAGAAGAAGGCTCCGTGCGTGAACACTTGTTAGATCGTATTGCAATCAATTTAAG TGCAGATCTGCCGATGAGCTTTGATGACCGTGTAGCAGCTGTTGGTATTGCTACAAAATTTCAGGAGAGTACCACTGAAGTCTTTAAGCTGGTGGAAGGAGAAACAGATTTGGCAAGAACGCAG ATCATTTTAGCGAGGGAGTATTTGAAGGATGTCCGTGTCGGCAGGGATCAATTGAAATACTTGGTTATGGAAGCCGTACGAGGTTCTTGCCAG GGGCACAGAGCTGAGCTATATGCTGCCCGTGTTGCTAAATGTTTGGCCGCTATAGAGGGACGTGAAAGAGTCAATGTAGATGACCTCAAGAAAGCT GTAGAGCTGGTCATTCTTCCTCGTTCAGTCATCAATGAAAACCAACAACAAGAACAGCAAAAcccgccacctccacctccacctccacaaaGTCAAGAAGGTGCCGAGGACCAGAAGGAGAAGGAAGAGAATGAGAATGAG GaggaaaatgatgaagaaaatgaagacaaggaagacaatgaagacaatgaagagAATGAACAGCAAGATCAAATACCCGAGGAGTTTATTTTTGATGCTGACGGTGGTTTGGTTGATGAAAAGCTTCTTTTCTTTGCACAGCAAGCacaaagaaagaaaggaaaagccggACGAGCTAAGAATGTTATATTTTCTGAGGATAGGGGGAGATACATCAAGCCAATGCTTCCAAAG GGCCCAGTAAAAAGACTAGCTGTTGATGCAACCCTTAGAGCTGCTGCACCATATCAGAAATTGCGAAGAGCGCAGGACACTGGAAACAAAAAGGTGTATGTAGAGAAAAGTGATATGAGGGCTAAACGAATGGCAAGGAAAGCGGGGGCTTTG GTAATTTTTGTTGTCGATGCCAGTGGTAGCATGGCACTGAATCGAATGCAAAATGCAAAAGGTGCAGCACTTAAGCTACTGGCAGAGAGTTATACTAGCAGAGATCAG GTTTCTATTATACCTTTCCGTGGAGATTGCGCAGAGGTGCTTCTGCCTCCTTCTAGGTCAattgcaatggcaagaaatcgtCTAGAAAGGCTCCCATGTGGTGGCGGTTCTCCTTTAGCTCATGGCCTCACAACG GCTGTCAGGGTTGGACTGAATGCCGAGAAAAGTGGTGACGTTGGGCGTATTATGATTGTTGCAATTACAGATGGAAGAGCTAACATAACGCTCAAGCGATCTAATGAtcctgaagctgctgctgcttcAGATGCACCTAGACCTACTTCTCAAGAAATAAAG GATGAAATTTTAGAAGTTGCTGGAAAGATCTTCAAGTCAGGGATGTCTCTTCTTGTGATCGACACCGAAAATAAGTTCGTCTCAACAGGTTTTGCAAAGGAAATTGCTAGAGTCGCTCAAG GAAAATACTATTATTTGCCCAATGCCTCGGATGCTGTTATCTCAGCCACAACTAAGGAAGCCTTGTCAGCATTGAAAAGCTCATAA
- the LOC113324241 gene encoding uncharacterized protein LOC113324241, which yields MAVLKIYVLALALLIISVEIPVTLSSDHLVYSAANGDPSCDDNLQGLVAQCTNYVMKLVSKIAPSTACCSIVNKIDSGCVCSHVTKRVESLISMDKAVFVATYCGRPLPHGSQCGSYTVPAA from the exons ATGGCAGTACTTAAGATTTATGTCTTGGCTTTGGCATTACTAATAATATCAGTTGAAATTCCAGTAACATTATCTAGTGATCATCTAGTGTATTCTGCAGCAAATGGTGATCCAAGCTGCGATGATAATTTACAAGGTTTAGTAGCACAGTGTACTAACTATGTAATGAAGCTGGTATCAAAAATTGCACCATCTACTGCATGTTGTTCCATCGTAAACAAGATTGATTCTGGTTGTGTTTGTAGCCATGTCACCAAAAGGGTGGAAAGTCTAATCAGTATGGACAAAGCTGTTTTCGTTGCTACTTATTGTGGTAGACCACTTCCTCATGGATCCCAGTGTGGAA GTTATACAGTTCCAGCTGCATGA